The following proteins are encoded in a genomic region of Magnolia sinica isolate HGM2019 chromosome 1, MsV1, whole genome shotgun sequence:
- the LOC131227253 gene encoding ankyrin repeat-containing protein At2g01680-like encodes MDPHLHEAARLGSVPLLNAITTDSDQQILYSITPEILNNALHIAARLGHVDFTKEILGRCGARLMQANSTGDTPLHCAARTGRLNVVEILLNWIVMEERNVELLRMTNKEKNTALHEALRNQHENVAVKLLESDLKLAYLVNEAGESPLHMAAREELLQVVEKILDIEPSDEKTNMVRIRDAHGRTALHYAACQDNSTIVEKLLSVNRSLAYILDNIGYSSLHVAAASGSPKAIAELLKQCPDASEQLDPSGKNVFHIAIMHHKNSTARRLLCMAELEGMINEPDTDGNTLLHLAIKMYNKQLLLLLRDRRVDATIVNNDGHTALDLLELDPWYEELQMIIMNCRRYRHVINRGGRKVPSQIRKTRPEDMPKWYEDCRARINIYTLVAGLIATVTFTAAFTMPGGYKNDGPNQGTAVLMKQWSFKAFLLSNTIALCCSLIVVVCFIWAQNYNKWRLVTTILWGHRLTFAACAALMVSFMAAVYAVVAPDCMWLAIMVLAFGFSTPFFLYLLIGRSMWLIPM; translated from the exons CCGATTCAGACCAACAAATACTCTACTCTATAACTCCCGAAATATTGAACAATGCCCTACACATCGCAGCGAGACTGGGACACGTAGATTTCACCAAAGAGATCTTGGGCCGATGTGGGGCCCGTCTCATGCAAGCTAACTCCACAGGTGACACTCCTCTACACTGCGCCGCAAGGACCGGACGGCTCAATGTAGTTGAAATCCTATTGAATTGGATTGTGATGGAAGAAAGAAATGTGGAGCTACTTCGCATGACAAACAAAGAAAAGAACACAGCATTACATGAAGCGCTGAGGAATCAGCACGAGAATGTGGCCGTGAAGTTATTAGAATCGGATTTGAAATTGGCTTATTTGGTTAACGAAGCAGGTGAATCACCATTGCATATGGCTGCCAGAGAGGAGTTGCTACAAGTTGTTGAAAAAATTTTGGACATTGAGCCATCAG ATGAAAAGACAAACATGGTACGAATACGAGACGCCCATGGCCGAACGGCCCTGCACTATGCAGCATGCCAAGACAATTCTACCATAGTTGAAAAGCTGTTGAGCGTCAACCGTTCCCTAGCTTACATCTTAGACAACATTGGCTACTCATCTCTTCATGTCGCAGCTGCTTCTGGCTCCCCAAAGGCGATTGCTGAGCTACTTAAACAGTGCCCGGACGCTAGCGAGCAACTGGATCCAAGTGGGAAGAATGTGTTTCACATTGCTATTATGCACCACAAGAATTCCACTGCTCGCCGTTTATTATGTATGGCGGAGCTTGAGGGGATGATAAATGAGCCTGATACAGATGGAAATACCCTTCTTCATCTTGCTATCAAGATGTATAATAAACAATTACTGTTGTTGTTAAGGGACAGAAGGGTGGACGCGACGATTGTCAACAACGATGGTCACACCGCCCTCGATCTTTTGGAATTGGACCCATGGTATGAAGAACTTCAG ATGATAATCATGAACTGCCGAAGATATCGTCATGTGATTAACCGCGGAGGGCGGAAAGTACCTAGCCAAATCCGCAAAACAAGACCAGAAGATATGCCCAAATGGTATGAAGACTGCAGAGCCAGGATTAACATATACACATTGGTGGCTGGACTCATCGCCACAGTCACCTTCACCGCTGCTTTCACAATGCCGGGTGGGTACAAGAATGATGGCCCAAATCAAGGCACTGCAGTGCTCATGAAGCAATGGTCATTTAAAGCTTTCTTGCTCTCCAATACAATCGCATTATGTTGCTCGCTCATCGTAGTTGTGTGCTTCATCTGGGCACAGAACTATAACAAGTGGCGCTTAGTGACTACAATCTTGTGGGGCCATCGGTTGACATTCGCCGCATGCGCGGCGCTGATGGTTTCATTCATGGCAGCTGTGTATGCAGTGGTTGCACCAGATTGCATGTGGCTAGCCATTATGGTCTTGGCCTTTGGTTTTAGTACGCCATTCTTTCTCTATCTTTTGATTGGTCGCTCAATGTGGCTCATTCCTATGTAG
- the LOC131251541 gene encoding ent-kaurene oxidase 2-like, with the protein MLTEEQLTMLVWEAIIETSDTTLVTTKWAMYELAKNPKNQDCLYQEIKEVYGLQKFTEEHLSQLPYFQILLRTRLEKMYYEEKLSKRTPDELEMIWKYVGS; encoded by the exons ATGCTAACAGAAGAACAACTGACCATGTTGGTCTGGGAAGCAATCATTGAAACATCAGATACTACTCTGGTAACAACAAAATGGGCTATGTATGAACTTGCGAAAAACCCCAAGAATCAG GACTGTCTATACCAGGAGATTAAAGAAGTTTATGGGCTGCAAAAGTTCACAGAGGAACATCTGTCACAATTACCATACTTCCAAATCCTACTGAGAACCAGGTTGGAAAAAATGTATTATGAAGAGAAGCTTTCTAAAAGAACACCTGATGAacttgaaatgatatggaaatatgTTGGAAGTTAA